The following proteins are co-located in the Leptolyngbya sp. CCY15150 genome:
- a CDS encoding AraC family transcriptional regulator — MTSAEAGWSSVSLEYNHQPLPAGETPKLCFNHYAIAVTLGQGFQLDWQIDEVARGQVQRQMLFHGGMTLIPVKHVNWGAWDRPIQGFNLSVKPELLTRNAAELLSIDQVEVPPQKPFYDPLILQIGLALKADLESQKPGGRLYAETMANALAVHILRNYSAHSHKSVHGLGGLSPTQLKRVTDYINDHLDRELSLEELAAIAQLSAYHFCRSFKRSTGFTPHQYVIRRRVVRAKLLLKDGKLRISEVAIACGFTHQSHLNRHFKQLTGVTPKKFSRS; from the coding sequence TTGACTAGTGCCGAAGCTGGGTGGAGCAGTGTCAGCTTAGAGTATAACCATCAACCTCTACCTGCAGGAGAAACCCCGAAGCTTTGTTTTAATCACTATGCGATCGCGGTTACGCTTGGACAGGGTTTTCAGCTAGATTGGCAAATCGATGAGGTTGCACGAGGTCAGGTGCAGCGGCAGATGCTTTTTCACGGTGGCATGACTCTGATACCCGTCAAACATGTCAACTGGGGTGCGTGGGATCGACCGATCCAAGGATTCAACCTCAGTGTGAAACCAGAGCTACTGACTCGCAACGCCGCCGAACTGTTATCCATTGATCAGGTTGAGGTACCGCCTCAGAAGCCCTTTTATGATCCCCTCATTCTTCAAATTGGGCTGGCACTCAAAGCCGATTTAGAATCCCAAAAACCGGGCGGCAGACTGTATGCAGAGACAATGGCAAATGCTCTGGCAGTGCACATTCTACGAAATTACTCAGCCCACAGTCATAAGTCTGTCCATGGTCTAGGTGGCTTATCTCCCACACAGTTGAAACGGGTAACGGACTATATCAATGACCATTTAGACCGGGAGTTGAGCTTGGAGGAATTAGCAGCGATCGCCCAACTCAGTGCCTATCATTTTTGCCGATCGTTTAAGCGATCGACTGGCTTTACGCCCCATCAATATGTCATCCGACGACGAGTGGTGCGGGCAAAGCTGTTGCTAAAAGACGGCAAGCTGAGAATTTCAGAAGTGGCGATCGCCTGTGGTTTTACCCATCAAAGCCATCTAAACCGCCACTTTAAGCAATTAACGGGCGTGACTCCAAAAAAATTTTCCAGGTCGTAG